One genomic window of Nevskia ramosa DSM 11499 includes the following:
- a CDS encoding bifunctional metallophosphatase/5'-nucleotidase, whose amino-acid sequence MKLIALNDFHGNLLPPRDPTLLPDRPGQPDIPVPLGGASYISTAVAQLKAANPRNVVVAAGDLISASPLQSSLFHDEPAIAVMNGIGLEFSAVGNHEFDRGRGALLRMQRGGCAEDGTLGQDTCVNGPFPGAAFRYMAANVVDETGTPLLPAVGIKTFIVDGRMPLSIGFIGLTLEGTPELVNRTGIAGLRFLDEAETINREAAALTKQGVRAIVVLIHEGGEPPVGADLDDESCPGFAGAITGIVAKLDPAIDLVISGHTHRVYRCRLPTADPARTILVTGAGSAGRYLTDIDLQLAADTGDVLSAAARNVPIVNDSAANVRPDRYPPLAPEPKVAAIVAEFDRRSRERSLQPVGRIASALSRQQDTAGEMPLGYVIADAQLAAAAKQADRRADFALMNPGGVRAELAPLDAAGTVTYGQVYTVQPFGGALMTMTLSGTQIDALLEQQWRADGRYAILLPSQGFEYAWRASAPLGARIDPASIRLRGKPLSPTGRYRVNVNAFLANGGDGFRVLLEGTERVEFGIDRDVLIDYLSAQPVKPPKLGRIRRLD is encoded by the coding sequence GTGAAGCTGATCGCGCTCAACGATTTTCACGGCAACCTGCTGCCGCCGCGCGATCCGACCCTGCTGCCGGACCGTCCCGGCCAGCCGGATATTCCGGTGCCACTGGGCGGTGCGTCCTACATCTCGACGGCGGTCGCCCAGCTGAAGGCTGCGAACCCGCGCAATGTCGTGGTCGCTGCCGGTGACCTGATCAGCGCCAGCCCGCTGCAAAGCTCGCTGTTTCATGACGAGCCGGCGATCGCGGTGATGAACGGCATCGGTCTGGAATTCAGCGCCGTCGGCAATCACGAGTTCGATCGCGGTCGTGGCGCGCTGCTACGCATGCAGCGCGGCGGCTGCGCAGAGGATGGCACGCTGGGTCAGGACACCTGCGTCAACGGGCCATTCCCGGGCGCGGCTTTCCGCTACATGGCAGCCAATGTCGTCGACGAGACAGGCACTCCGCTGCTGCCGGCGGTCGGCATCAAGACTTTCATCGTCGACGGCCGCATGCCGCTGAGCATCGGTTTCATCGGCTTGACCCTGGAAGGCACGCCGGAACTGGTCAATCGCACTGGCATCGCCGGCCTGCGTTTCCTCGACGAAGCCGAGACGATCAATCGCGAAGCCGCAGCACTCACCAAGCAAGGCGTGCGGGCGATCGTGGTGCTGATCCACGAAGGCGGCGAGCCGCCGGTGGGCGCGGATCTCGACGACGAAAGCTGCCCCGGCTTTGCCGGCGCAATCACCGGCATCGTTGCGAAGCTCGATCCGGCGATCGATCTGGTGATCAGCGGCCACACCCATCGCGTCTATCGCTGCCGGTTGCCGACGGCGGACCCGGCGCGAACCATCCTGGTGACCGGCGCCGGTTCGGCTGGCCGCTACCTCACCGACATCGATCTCCAGCTCGCCGCCGACACCGGCGACGTGCTGAGCGCGGCGGCGCGCAATGTGCCGATCGTCAACGACAGCGCGGCCAATGTCCGGCCTGATCGCTATCCGCCGCTGGCGCCGGAGCCGAAAGTCGCCGCAATCGTCGCCGAGTTCGATCGCCGTTCCCGCGAGCGCAGCCTGCAGCCGGTCGGCCGCATCGCCAGCGCGCTGTCACGGCAGCAGGACACGGCCGGCGAAATGCCGCTCGGCTACGTGATCGCCGATGCCCAGCTTGCAGCGGCTGCGAAACAGGCCGATCGCCGCGCCGATTTCGCGCTGATGAATCCCGGCGGCGTGCGCGCCGAACTGGCGCCGCTCGATGCCGCTGGCACGGTCACTTACGGGCAGGTCTACACGGTGCAGCCGTTCGGCGGCGCGCTGATGACGATGACCCTGAGCGGCACGCAGATCGACGCCCTGCTCGAACAGCAATGGCGCGCCGATGGCCGCTACGCGATCCTGCTGCCGTCCCAAGGTTTCGAGTACGCGTGGCGGGCGAGTGCGCCGCTGGGTGCGCGTATCGATCCGGCCAGCATCCGCCTGCGCGGCAAGCCGCTGTCGCCGACCGGCCGCTACCGGGTCAACGTCAATGCCTTTCTGGCCAATGGCGGCGACGGCTTCCGCGTGCTGCTGGAAGGCACCGAGCGGGTCGAGTTCGGCATCGATCGCGACGTGCTGATCGATTACCTCTCAGCGCAGCCCGTAAAGCCGCCAAAGCTCGGACGCATTCGCCGCCTCGATTGA
- a CDS encoding alpha/beta hydrolase, whose amino-acid sequence MRPISSLILSFFAALLLLSACSGQQLANDLTPDKGYRLSSNVGFDAATGLQLDVYSPNGVANAPVVVFFFGGRWQEGSKEAYKFVGQALAARGFVAVLPNYRLYPQVRYPSFLTDNAKAVKWVHSQIAQYGGDPTKIVVMGHSSGAYNAAMLTLNPALMKSVGGDRAWIRAMIGLAGPYDFLPLTDPDLRDLFGAPENYDQTQPMMYADGTNPPMLLMHGQDDKTVFSTNTEHLAARIQRANGPVETVIYPEMSHRKIIATLATSSLIKFAVGQSDVMFYVNDFVKRNTGANAPKPRQEAPGGLQTIVPTP is encoded by the coding sequence GTGCGCCCTATCTCAAGTCTGATCCTGAGCTTCTTCGCTGCACTTCTGTTGCTGAGCGCCTGCAGTGGCCAGCAGCTGGCCAATGATCTGACGCCCGACAAGGGTTATCGACTGTCGTCGAACGTCGGCTTCGATGCAGCAACCGGCCTGCAACTCGATGTCTACAGCCCGAACGGTGTCGCCAACGCGCCGGTGGTGGTGTTCTTCTTCGGCGGCCGCTGGCAGGAAGGCAGCAAGGAAGCCTACAAGTTCGTCGGCCAGGCGCTGGCGGCGCGCGGCTTCGTCGCCGTGCTGCCGAATTACCGCCTGTATCCGCAGGTGCGTTACCCGAGCTTCCTGACCGACAACGCCAAGGCCGTGAAGTGGGTACACAGCCAGATCGCCCAGTACGGCGGCGATCCCACCAAGATCGTGGTGATGGGCCATTCCTCCGGCGCCTACAACGCGGCGATGCTGACCCTGAATCCGGCGCTGATGAAATCGGTGGGCGGCGATCGCGCCTGGATCCGCGCCATGATCGGCCTCGCCGGCCCCTACGATTTCCTGCCGCTCACCGATCCGGATCTGCGTGATCTGTTCGGTGCGCCGGAAAACTACGACCAGACCCAGCCGATGATGTATGCCGACGGCACCAATCCGCCGATGCTGCTGATGCATGGCCAGGACGACAAGACGGTGTTCTCGACCAACACCGAGCATCTGGCGGCGCGCATCCAGCGAGCCAATGGCCCGGTGGAAACGGTTATCTACCCGGAGATGAGCCACCGCAAGATCATCGCGACCTTGGCGACCTCCTCGCTGATCAAGTTCGCGGTCGGCCAGAGCGACGTGATGTTCTACGTCAACGATTTCGTCAAACGCAACACCGGCGCCAACGCGCCGAAGCCGCGCCAGGAAGCGCCGGGCGGCCTGCAGACGATCGTTCCGACGCCCTGA